A stretch of Enterobacter cloacae complex sp. ECNIH7 DNA encodes these proteins:
- the ltaE gene encoding low-specificity L-threonine aldolase, with the protein MIDLRSDTVTRPSRAMLEEMMAAPVGDDVYGDDPTVNELQRYAAELSGKEAALFLPTGTQANLVALLSHCERGEEYIVGQGAHNYLYEAGGAAVLGSIQPQPIDAAPDGSLPLDKVAAKIKADDIHFARSRLLSLENTHNGKVLPREYLKAAWEFTRERRLGLHVDGARIFNAVVEYGCELKEIAQYCDSFTICLSKGLGTPVGSLLVGNADYIKRANRWRKMTGGGMRQAGILAAAGLYALKNNVARLKDDHDNAAWMAAQLREIGADVMRHDTNMLFVRVGEDRAAALGEFMKARGVLINASPVVRLVMHLDVSREQLVDVVKHWQAFLQR; encoded by the coding sequence ATGATTGATTTACGCAGTGATACCGTAACCCGCCCGAGCCGCGCCATGCTCGAAGAGATGATGGCCGCCCCGGTCGGGGACGACGTCTACGGCGATGACCCGACGGTTAACGAACTGCAGCGCTACGCGGCTGAACTGAGCGGCAAGGAGGCCGCGCTGTTCCTGCCGACCGGAACGCAGGCTAACCTGGTCGCGCTGCTCAGCCACTGCGAGCGCGGTGAAGAGTATATCGTCGGCCAGGGCGCGCATAACTATCTGTATGAAGCAGGCGGTGCCGCCGTGCTCGGCAGCATTCAGCCGCAGCCGATTGACGCCGCGCCGGACGGCTCCCTGCCGCTCGATAAAGTCGCGGCGAAAATCAAAGCCGACGATATTCACTTCGCCCGCAGCCGGCTGCTCAGCCTCGAAAACACCCACAACGGCAAAGTGCTGCCGCGCGAATACCTGAAAGCAGCGTGGGAATTCACCCGCGAGCGCCGGCTCGGCCTGCACGTTGACGGCGCGCGCATCTTTAATGCCGTCGTGGAGTACGGCTGCGAGCTGAAAGAGATTGCGCAATACTGCGACTCGTTCACCATCTGCCTTTCTAAAGGGCTGGGCACGCCGGTGGGCTCTCTGCTGGTGGGCAACGCGGACTACATCAAGCGCGCCAACCGCTGGCGTAAAATGACCGGCGGCGGCATGCGCCAGGCGGGTATTCTGGCGGCTGCCGGGCTGTATGCCCTGAAAAACAACGTGGCGCGCCTGAAGGACGATCACGACAACGCCGCGTGGATGGCGGCGCAGCTGCGCGAAATTGGCGCCGACGTGATGCGCCACGACACCAATATGCTGTTCGTCCGCGTGGGCGAGGATCGCGCCGCCGCGCTGGGCGAATTTATGAAAGCACGTGGCGTGCTGATCAACGCCTCACCCGTCGTGCGTCTGGTCATGCATCTCGACGTGAGCCGCGAGCAGCTGGTCGACGTGGTAAAACACTGGCAGGCGTTTTTACAGCGATAA
- a CDS encoding SDR family oxidoreductase produces MPQRILVLGASGYIGQHLTAALSQQGHQVLAAARNTERLQKLSLPGVTCHSVDLNWPKELPALLEGVDTLYYLVHSMGEGGDFIAHERQVAMNVRDALLQTPVKQVIFLSSLQAPEREQSDHLRARQLTAETLRGANIPVTELRAGIIVGAGSAAFEVMRDMVYNLPVLTPPRWVRSRTTPIALENLLHYLVALLDHPAEQHRVLEAAGPEVLSYQEQFEHFMRVSGRRRWLIPIPFPTRWISVWFLNVITSVPPTTAKALIQGLKHDLLADDRELRALIPQDLIRFDDAVRNTLKEEEQLVNSSDWGYDAQAFARWRPEYGYYPKQAGCTVKTHASLAALWEVVNQIGGKDGYFFGNILWQTRGAMDLLVGHRLAKGRPARPYLEVGDAVDSWKVIIVEPEKQLAMLFGMKAPGLGRLCFTLKDKGDHRELDVRAWWHPHGMPGLFYWLLMIPAHLFIFRGMAKRIAQRAEQKTEKI; encoded by the coding sequence GTGCCGCAACGCATTCTGGTGCTCGGCGCCAGCGGGTACATCGGTCAGCATCTCACCGCGGCGTTAAGCCAGCAGGGGCACCAGGTGCTGGCAGCGGCACGCAACACCGAACGCCTGCAAAAGCTTAGTTTGCCTGGCGTTACCTGCCACAGCGTTGACCTCAACTGGCCGAAGGAACTTCCCGCCCTGCTGGAAGGGGTCGACACGCTTTACTACCTGGTGCACAGCATGGGCGAAGGCGGGGATTTTATCGCCCACGAGCGGCAGGTGGCGATGAATGTCCGCGATGCCCTGCTGCAAACCCCGGTGAAGCAGGTCATTTTTTTAAGCTCGCTCCAGGCGCCCGAACGCGAGCAGTCCGATCACCTGCGCGCCCGCCAGCTGACGGCTGAAACCCTGCGCGGGGCGAATATACCCGTCACCGAACTGCGCGCCGGAATCATCGTCGGCGCAGGCTCCGCCGCCTTCGAAGTGATGCGCGATATGGTTTACAACCTGCCGGTGCTCACGCCGCCGCGCTGGGTGCGCTCGCGCACCACGCCGATTGCGCTGGAAAATTTACTGCATTATCTGGTGGCCCTGCTGGATCACCCGGCGGAGCAACACCGCGTGCTCGAGGCGGCAGGTCCTGAAGTGCTGAGCTATCAGGAGCAGTTCGAACATTTCATGCGCGTCAGCGGCCGCCGCCGCTGGCTGATCCCCATCCCCTTTCCGACCCGCTGGATTTCGGTGTGGTTTTTGAATGTGATCACCTCGGTGCCGCCGACGACCGCCAAAGCGCTGATCCAGGGGCTCAAACACGATTTACTGGCGGACGATCGCGAACTGCGGGCACTCATTCCCCAGGACCTGATCCGCTTTGATGATGCCGTGCGCAATACGCTGAAAGAAGAAGAGCAGCTGGTGAACTCCAGCGACTGGGGTTACGACGCCCAGGCGTTTGCCCGCTGGCGCCCGGAGTACGGCTATTACCCGAAACAGGCGGGCTGCACGGTGAAAACCCACGCCAGCCTGGCCGCGCTGTGGGAGGTGGTGAACCAGATTGGCGGCAAAGACGGTTATTTCTTCGGCAATATCCTCTGGCAAACGCGCGGGGCAATGGATCTGCTGGTGGGGCACAGGCTGGCAAAAGGCCGCCCGGCACGCCCGTATCTTGAGGTGGGCGATGCGGTCGACAGCTGGAAGGTCATCATCGTCGAGCCGGAAAAACAGCTGGCGATGCTGTTCGGCATGAAAGCCCCGGGGCTGGGTCGACTCTGCTTTACCCTCAAAGACAAAGGCGACCATCGCGAACTGGACGTCCGCGCCTGGTGGCATCCCCACGGAATGCCGGGTCTGTTCTACTGGCTGTTGATGATCCCTGCCCACCTGTTTATCTTCCGGGGAATGGCGAAACGCATTGCGCAACGGGCAGAACAAAAGACGGAAAAGATCTAA
- the hcr gene encoding NADH oxidoreductase yields the protein MTMPTSQCPWRMQVHHIHQETPDVWTLSLLCHDYYPYRAGQYALVSVRNSADTLRAYTISSTPGVSEYITLTIRRIDDGAGSQWLTRDVKRGDYIWLSDAQGDFTCDDKADDKFLLLAAGCGVTPIMSMRRWLAKNRPQADVQAIFSVRSPEDVIFAGEWRNYPVTLVAEHNATHGFVPGRLSRELLQSVPDIANRTVMTCGPAPYMDIVEKEVKALGVTRFFKEQFFTPLAEAATSGVKFTKLQPARTFFGRVGTTLLEALESNKVPVAAACRAGVCGCCKTKVVSGEYTVTSTMTLSDAEIAEGYVLACSCHPQGDLVLA from the coding sequence ATGACCATGCCAACCTCACAATGTCCGTGGCGGATGCAGGTTCATCACATCCATCAGGAGACGCCGGATGTGTGGACGCTGTCGCTGCTGTGCCACGACTACTATCCGTACCGTGCAGGCCAGTATGCGCTGGTCAGTGTTCGCAATTCGGCGGATACGCTGCGCGCCTACACGATCTCCTCAACGCCGGGCGTGAGCGAGTACATTACGCTCACTATCCGTCGTATTGACGACGGCGCGGGCTCGCAGTGGCTGACGCGGGACGTCAAGCGCGGGGATTATATCTGGCTGTCTGACGCGCAGGGCGATTTCACCTGTGACGACAAAGCAGACGATAAATTCCTGCTGCTGGCGGCGGGCTGTGGCGTAACGCCGATTATGTCGATGCGCCGCTGGCTGGCGAAGAACCGCCCGCAGGCCGACGTGCAGGCGATCTTCAGCGTCCGTTCCCCGGAAGATGTGATTTTTGCCGGGGAGTGGCGTAATTATCCGGTGACGCTGGTGGCGGAGCACAACGCGACCCACGGCTTTGTGCCCGGTCGCCTGAGCCGCGAGCTCCTGCAAAGCGTGCCGGATATCGCGAACCGCACCGTGATGACCTGCGGCCCGGCGCCGTACATGGATATCGTGGAAAAAGAGGTGAAAGCGCTTGGCGTGACCCGCTTCTTCAAAGAGCAGTTCTTCACGCCGTTGGCGGAAGCCGCAACCAGCGGCGTTAAGTTCACCAAGCTGCAGCCTGCGCGGACCTTCTTTGGTCGCGTGGGAACCACGCTGCTGGAGGCGCTGGAAAGCAACAAGGTGCCGGTAGCGGCGGCCTGCCGCGCGGGCGTGTGCGGCTGCTGTAAGACGAAGGTGGTTTCCGGAGAGTATACCGTCACCAGCACCATGACGCTGTCCGATGCGGAAATTGCCGAGGGTTACGTGCTGGCGTGCTCGTGCCATCCGCAGGGCGATCTCGTCCTCGCATAA
- a CDS encoding DoxX family protein produces the protein MVKSLLIAVNEKLSCDDLGKLLLRLAVGGLMLFHGLHKLFGGVGFISGMLVEKGLPGFIAYGVLVGEVVAPVLIIVGLFTRPAALVLAFTMIVAWLMVGMGETLALDKVGAWAIESLVYFFIGSLAIAFLGAGRFALGKAPAWR, from the coding sequence ATGGTTAAATCATTGTTAATTGCTGTTAATGAAAAGCTATCGTGCGACGATCTTGGCAAACTCTTGTTACGACTTGCCGTCGGCGGGCTGATGCTTTTTCATGGTTTGCACAAGCTTTTTGGCGGCGTGGGCTTTATCAGCGGCATGCTTGTGGAAAAAGGGCTACCGGGATTTATCGCCTACGGCGTGTTGGTTGGAGAAGTGGTGGCACCGGTTCTGATTATTGTCGGGCTCTTTACGCGTCCGGCCGCGCTGGTGCTGGCCTTTACGATGATTGTGGCATGGCTGATGGTGGGAATGGGTGAAACGCTCGCCCTTGATAAGGTGGGCGCATGGGCGATTGAAAGCCTGGTGTACTTCTTTATCGGCTCTCTGGCGATCGCGTTTTTAGGGGCGGGGCGGTTTGCGCTGGGTAAAGCACCCGCGTGGCGGTAG
- the poxB gene encoding ubiquinone-dependent pyruvate dehydrogenase, with product MKQTVAAYIAKTLEQAGVKRIWGVTGDSLNGLSDSLNKMKTIEWMPTRHEEVAAFAAGAEAQLTGELAVCAGSCGPGNLHLINGLFDCHRNHVPVLAIAAHIPSSEIGSGYFQETHPQELFRECSHYCELVSSPEQIPQVLAIAMRKAVLNRGVSVVVIPGDVALKAAPEGASTHWYHAPQPVVTPAEEELKKLAQLLRYSSNIALMCGSGCAGAHKELLEFAGKLKAPIVHALRGKEHVEYDNPFDVGMTGLIGFSSGFHTMMNADTLILLGTQFPYRAFYPTEAKIIQIDINPASIGAHSKVDMALVGDTKSTLAALLPLLEEKTDRKFLDKALSDYRDARKGLDDLAKPSDKAIHPQYLAQQISHFADDDAIFTCDVGTPTVWAARYLKMNGKRRLLGSFNHGSMANAMPQALGAKATAPERQVVAMCGDGGFSMLMGDFLSVVQMKLPLKIVVFNNSVLGFVAMEMKAGGYLTDGTELHDTNFARIAEACGITGIRVEKASEVDEALQRAFSIDGPVLVDVVVAKEELAIPPQIKLEQAKGFSLYMLRAIISGRGDEVIELAKTNWLR from the coding sequence ATGAAACAAACCGTGGCTGCATATATTGCGAAAACGCTCGAACAGGCTGGCGTGAAACGTATCTGGGGCGTAACCGGCGATTCCCTGAACGGACTCAGCGACAGCCTCAATAAAATGAAGACTATCGAATGGATGCCTACCCGCCATGAAGAGGTTGCCGCCTTCGCCGCAGGCGCTGAAGCACAGCTCACGGGCGAACTGGCCGTGTGTGCGGGCTCATGTGGTCCCGGCAACCTGCATCTGATTAACGGGCTGTTCGACTGTCACCGTAACCACGTGCCGGTGCTGGCGATTGCCGCCCATATCCCCTCTTCCGAAATCGGCAGCGGCTATTTTCAGGAGACGCATCCGCAGGAGCTGTTCCGTGAATGCAGCCACTATTGCGAGCTGGTTTCATCCCCGGAGCAGATCCCGCAGGTGCTGGCGATCGCCATGCGCAAGGCCGTGCTGAACCGCGGCGTTTCTGTGGTCGTTATCCCGGGCGATGTGGCCCTCAAGGCCGCGCCGGAAGGGGCCAGCACCCACTGGTATCACGCCCCGCAGCCGGTGGTGACGCCTGCGGAAGAGGAGCTGAAAAAGCTGGCACAGCTGCTGCGTTACTCCAGCAATATCGCCCTGATGTGCGGCAGCGGCTGCGCGGGCGCGCACAAGGAGCTGCTTGAATTCGCCGGTAAGCTTAAGGCCCCTATTGTCCACGCCCTGCGCGGCAAAGAGCACGTCGAGTACGACAACCCCTTTGATGTGGGGATGACCGGTCTGATCGGTTTCTCCAGCGGCTTCCACACCATGATGAACGCCGACACGCTGATCCTGCTGGGTACCCAGTTCCCGTATCGCGCGTTCTACCCGACGGAAGCGAAAATCATTCAGATTGATATCAACCCGGCCAGCATCGGCGCGCACAGCAAGGTCGATATGGCGCTGGTGGGCGACACCAAATCCACCCTTGCCGCCCTGCTGCCGCTGCTGGAAGAAAAAACGGACCGCAAGTTCCTTGATAAAGCCCTGAGCGACTATCGCGACGCCCGCAAGGGGCTGGACGACCTCGCCAAACCGAGCGACAAAGCCATTCACCCGCAGTATCTGGCGCAGCAGATCAGCCATTTCGCTGACGACGATGCCATATTTACCTGCGACGTGGGCACGCCAACCGTCTGGGCGGCACGCTATCTGAAGATGAACGGAAAACGCCGCCTGCTCGGCTCGTTCAACCACGGTTCGATGGCCAACGCCATGCCGCAGGCGCTGGGCGCAAAAGCGACGGCGCCGGAGCGTCAGGTAGTTGCGATGTGCGGCGACGGCGGGTTCAGCATGCTGATGGGGGATTTCCTGTCGGTGGTGCAGATGAAGCTGCCGCTGAAAATTGTGGTTTTCAACAACAGCGTGCTGGGCTTCGTGGCGATGGAGATGAAGGCCGGAGGCTATCTCACGGACGGCACCGAGCTGCACGACACCAACTTCGCGCGCATCGCCGAAGCCTGCGGCATCACCGGTATCCGCGTGGAGAAAGCCTCCGAGGTGGATGAGGCCCTGCAGCGTGCGTTTTCCATCGACGGTCCGGTGCTGGTGGATGTCGTCGTCGCCAAAGAAGAGCTGGCGATCCCGCCGCAAATTAAGCTGGAACAGGCCAAAGGCTTTAGCCTGTATATGCTGCGCGCCATCATCAGCGGGCGCGGCGACGAGGTGATCGAACTGGCAAAAACCAACTGGCTCAGGTAA